One Echeneis naucrates chromosome 1, fEcheNa1.1, whole genome shotgun sequence DNA segment encodes these proteins:
- the tmc6b gene encoding transmembrane channel-like protein 6b isoform X3, producing the protein MARNVNFDLNHPLMEAGLESPVDEEVVHDSFSQLIAEQSQNESPDAYELQQLQRQLDEEGRDHISYLSGPGHNYRERQQRQGQDEWQEDGMQTDLNIGERWSSATMKILSSMPSRTIGRSRGAIISQYYNRTLELRRRRQTRPSIRDFSPSARPSIRGYGMERDSIDGEGTEMTKRERLVNNLQNLSMSDRVRMLRAIPLSVAEKRELRASALQKERRTRSASQIPCCSQLKYYIIIAVRQSWYSWLSFLHSLQLWQVALKRVSGRFGTAVLSYFLFLKTVLFFNIFLFLVTSAFLVLPQAAHPPGLHAVRHSFSGLELLTGAGYFSDTVMYYGYYCNYTLHSSCRDDGRQNISVSNGTGLDCMSKHLSYNMPLAYFFTIGAAFFITCIILVYSMSKSFGQSFRIDKSHSILAMKVFCSWDFKVIKKNSVKLMSENIQTQLKELLAEVNHKHVKNTFCQRLWRLTVHSIAWAICIASTTACVIGIYFFSQHMHQNLQQTSRSPLTSQNPLRYEASLLALPVVVSLINLLLPGLFNLAAWMEDYESLSVSTYVAIARNLMLKVSILAVLCYHWLGRVATDRDNNHLMCWESFVGQELYRFLLMDFIFSLLDTLLAEFLWRVLKRRRKPVFDIAKNVLELIYGQTLAWLGVLFTPLLPAVQIIKLMLLFYIKKSSVMMNCQAPRKPYRVSQMTTIFITLLCFPSFLGASVCVTYTMWSIAPSSSCGPFRGLKNMFQAGKRWVEELEKDNPNLSVLARAHSFLVENPLFLFVGAAIFLIVIYFHSQVVDGQRKIINLLQEQIENEGEDKKFLITRLQSIHEQKRTPARRLRSQDSSC; encoded by the exons ATGGCTCGAAATGTTAACTTTGATCTGAACCACCCTCTTATGGAAGCGGGACTGGA GAGCCCAGTGGACGAAGAGGTTGTTCATGACTCATTCAGTCAGCTAATAGCAGAGCAGAGTCAGAATGAATCACCTGACGCCTATGAGCTACAGCAACTGCAAAGACAACTGGATGAGGAGGGGCGAG atCACATTTCCTACCTGTCAGGCCCTGGACATAACTATAGGGAAAGACAGCAAAGACAAGGACAAGATGAATGGCAGGAAGATGGAATGCAGACAGACCTCAACATAGGTGAACGCTGGTCCTCGGCCACAATGAAGATCCTGTCATCCATGCCCAGTCGCACCATTG GCCGTAGCAGGGGGGCCATCATCTCCCAGTACTACAACAGGACCCTGGAACTTCGGAGACGCAGGCAGACCAGACCCTCTATCCGAgacttctctccctctgccagACCAAGCATACGAGGCTATGGCATGGAGAGAGATTCTATAGATGGAGAGGGCACAGAGA TGACCAAAAGGGAGCGTTTGGTGAATAACCTGCAGAACCTTTCAATGAGCGACAGGGTCAGGATGCTCAGAGCAATACCTCTCAGTGTGGCTGAGAAAAGGGAACTCAG GGCATCAGCATTACAAAAGGAGAGGCGCACACGTTCAGCAAGTCAGATCCCCTGTTGCAGTCAACTCAAATATTACATCATCATT GCAGTGCGACAGAGCTGGTACAGCTGGCTGTCCTTCCTGCATTCCCTTCAGCTCTGGCAAGTTGCACTCAAGAGAGTCAGCGGACGTTTTGGCACTGCAGTCCTCTCATACTTCCTATTTCTGAAGACTGTACTCTTCTTCAACATCTTCCTGTTCCTGGTGACAAGTGCATTCTTAGTGCTGCCTCAGGCAGCACACCCTCCAGGGCTCCATGCTGTGAGACACTCCTTCTCTGGGCTGGAGCTCCTAACTGGAGCG ggctaTTTTTCTGACACAGTAATGTACTATGGATATTACTGTAACTACACactgcacagcagctgcagggatGATGGAAGACAGAATATCTCTGTTTCCAATGGAACTGGACTGGACTGCATGTCAAAGCACCTGTCCTACAACATGCCACTTGCATATTTCTTCACCATAGGAGCAGCTTTCTTCATCACATGTATCATCCTTGTATATAG CATGTCCAAGTCGTTTGGTCAGAGCTTCCGAATCGACAAATCTCACAGTATCTTGGCCATGAAAGTCTTCTGCTCTTGGGATTTCAAGGTCATCAAAAAAAACTCTGTCAAACTGATGTCTGAAAATATTCAAACCCAACTCAAG GAGCTTTTGGCAGAGGTGAACCATAAACATGTCAAGAACACTTTCTGCCAGAGGCTTTGGAGACTGACAGTTCACAGCATAGCTTGGGCAATCTGCATAGCAAGCACTACTGCCTGTGTGATCGGCATTTACTTCTTCTCTCAGCACATGCACCAG AATCTCCAGCAAACTTCTCGTAGTCCCCTCACCTCCCAGAACCCCTTGAGGTATGAAGCCAGTTTGCTGGCTCTGCCCGTGGTGGTGTCACTCATCAACCTGCTTTTGCCTGGCCTGTTCAACCTCGCAGCCTGGATGGAGGACTATGAGTCACTTTCTGTATCTACATATGTTGCCATTGCAAG GAACTTGATGCTAAAAGTGAGCATTCTCGCTGTCCTTTGTTACCACTGGCTGGGTCGCGTGGCCACTGACCGCGATAACAATCACTTGATG TGCTGGGAGAGTTTTGTTGGCCAGGAGCTTTATCGCTTCCTACTAATGgacttcattttctctctaCTGGACACCTTGTTAGCAGAGTTTCTCTGGAG GgttctgaagaggaggaggaaaccaGTGTTTGATATTGCAAAAAACGTCCTTGAGCTCATCTACGGACAGACCTTAGCCTG gttgGGTGTTCTGTTTACACCTCTCCTGCCTGCAGTGCAGATTATCAAGCTCATGCTCCTCTTCTATATAAAGAAG AGCAGTGTCATGATGAACTGTCAGGCTCCCAGGAAGCCATACAGAGTCAGCCAGATGACCACCATCTTCATCACTCTACTTTGCTTCCCCTCCTTTCTtggtgcctctgtgtgtgttacgtACACCATGTGGAG TATAGCGCCATCCTCATCGTGTGGTCCGTTCCGCGGGCTCAAAAACATGTTCCAGGCTGGAAAACGCTGGGTGGAAGAACTGGAAAAAGATAATCCTAACCTGTCTGTACTGGCCAGGGCTCACTCCTTCCTGGTGGAAAACCCTCTCTTCTTGTTTGTAGGAGCAGCCATTTTTCT GATAGTTATCTACTTCCACAGTCAGGTGGTGGATGGTCAGAGGAAGATCATCAATTTGCTACAGGAACAGATAGAAAAT GAGGGAGAAGATAAAAAGTTTCTCATCACTCGCCTCCAGTCCATCCACGAGCAAAAACGAACCCCAGCGCGAAGACTCAGAAGTCAG gACTCTTCATGTTGA
- the tmc8 gene encoding transmembrane channel-like protein 7 yields MEEHNAAKLSRLLSDESTQSTMSLDSCEYYQMEIFDQLPSIQACRPAQNRQGVSGVYEPLGSSEPGGSVSNAHLSRRPRDKASTQPLRELAMCIQEKRDVRDWRKMEIRNIGFWESWRRSQSINRKRVLEQMGGALAGMLPWRHTLHTIEGRFGVGVKAYFVFLRYLIYLNLFTCMVIWGFILGPTTFYGRGNSSEPLRFEGNDSVLDFFLGSGYLDRSPVFYGFYTRGSLNFPCLNTPLLYLGGILTIVLLSLVMVIRRTTVGYKHTWMVGKRYRMNVSYKIFSGWDFTIQDPDSAILKRSFIRNDLKLFLEEQSFSLREAQRTLRQRVHLYLLRFILNMIVLSLLGGSFYLIYFATEISLKENGYYWLVSLFLQYLPPIIITLVNMIFPYIFHKISIFEDYSFTTQVNATLVRSIFLKLASLGIYLFFLLTTTEQQKLHCKENQFGKEMYKLCIFNFLNTFCNAFLMDYPRMLLRKKYPRSLLNRLLGKQCFPINFNVLDLVYSQTVSWVGIYYCPLMPLIGTVILVATFYIKKFTVLRCCVAEQRTFRASSSSVLFHFMLLLGLIMAAIPVGFNLYQQGETMNNKLSCGPFRNGETVYSVIGACVESLPSAAQKTVRYMASEAFALPLILAEIIILTSYVSRGRANQKAIERLKDMLVMSSSDKRFLVKQHTTMFRRKKETRKVPSKATGEDTPPTAN; encoded by the exons ATGGAGGAACACAATGCCGCCAAACTCTCAAGACTCTTGTCAG ATGAGAGCACTCAGTCCACCATGTCACTGGACTCCTGTGAGTACTACCAAATGGAGATATTTGACCAGTTGCCCAGCATCCAGGCTTGCCGGCCAGCGCAGAACAGACAGGGTGTTTCAGGAGTGTATGAACCCTTGGGCAGCTCAGAGCCAGGGGGGAGTGTCTCCAATGCCCACCTGTCCAGAAGACCCAGAGACAAGGCGTCCACGCAGCCGCTCAGAGAGCTGGCCATGTGTATTCAGGAGAAGCGAGATGTCAG GGACTGGAGGAAGATGGAAATCCGAAATATTGGATTCTGGGAGTCCTGGAGGCGGAGCCAGAGCATCAACAGGAAAAGGGTGCTGGAGCAGATGGGAGGGGCTCTAGCAGGCATGTTGCCATGGCGACACACTCTTCACACCATTGAAG GCAGGTTTGGAGTAGGCGTGAAGGCctattttgttttcctcaggtACCTGATTTACTTGAACCTATTTACGTGTATGGTTATTTGGGGTTTCATCCTTGGCCCTACAACATTTTATGGCAGAGGCAACAGCAGTG AACCTTTGAGGTTTGAAGGCAACGACTCAGTCCTAGATTTCTTCCTGGGATCG GGGTATCTGGATCGTTCTCCAGTTTTCTACGGTTTTTACACGCGCGGTTCCCTAAATTTTCCGTGTCTGAATACGCCTCTGCTGTACCTTGGTGGAATCCTCACTATCGTCCTCCTCAGCCTCGTCATGGTGATCCGCAG AACAACTGTTGGCTATAAGCACACCTGGATGGTGGGAAAGCGTTACAGGATGAATGTGAGCTATAAGATCTTCAGTGGCTGGGACTTCACCATCCAGGACCCTGATTCAGCGATCCTCAAACGCAGCTTCATTAGGAATGACCTCAAG TTGTTCCTGGAGGAGCAGAGCTTTTCCCTGCGTGAGGCTCAGAGGACACTTAGACAAAGAGTGCATCTCTATCTGCTCCGGTTCATCCTCAACATGAtagttctgtctctgctgggCGGATCTTTCTACTTAATCTATTTTGCCACAGAAATCTCACTGAAGGAG AATGGCTACTACTGGTTGGTCAGTCTGTTCCTCCAGTATCTCCcccccatcatcatcaccttggTCAACATGATCTTCCCTTACATCTTCCATAAGATCTCAATTTTTGAAGACTACTCTTTCACCACGCAGGTGAATGCCACGTTGGTGAg GAGCATCTTCTTGAAGCTGGCTTCTCTGGGGATCTACTTATTCTTCCTTCTGACAACTACAGAACAACAAAAG CTTCATTGCAAGGAGAACCAGTTTGGCAAAGAGATGTACAAGCTGTGTATTTTCAACTTCCTCAACACTTTCTGCAATGCATTTCTCATGGACTACCCCAGGAT GTTGCTGCGGAAGAAGTACCCTCGATCCTTACTGAACCGTCTGTTGGGGAAACAATGTTTCCCTATCAATTTCAATGTGTTGGACCTGGTATACAGCCAGACGGTGTCCTGGGTGGGGATCTACTACTGCCCCCTAATGCCTCTCATAGGGACTGTCATATTGGTGGCCACATTCTACATCAAAAAG TTTACGGTCCTGCGGTGCTGTGTTGCAGAGCAGCGAACGTTTCGAGCCTCCAGTTCTTCAGTATTATTCCACTTCATGTTGCTGCTTGGTCTTATCATGGCTGCAATCCCAGTGGGCTTCAACCTTTACCAGCAAGGCGAGACAATGAACAACAA GTTGTCCTGTGGCCCATTCAGAAATGGAGAAACTGTGTACAGTGTGATAGGAGCGTGTGTGGAGAGTCTTCCCAGCGCAGCACAAAAAACTGTCCGCTATATGGCCTCTGAGGCCTTCGCTCTGCCACTCATACTTGCTGAAAT TATAATCTTAACCTCATATGTGTCACGGGggagagccaatcagaaggccATTGAGAGGCTGAAAGACATGCTGGTGATG AGTAGCTCAGATAAGCGTTTCCTGGTGAAACAGCATACCACAATGTTCCGGCGTAAGAAGGAAACCCGCAAGGTCCCTTCTAAAGCCACTGGAGAAGACACCCCCCCAACTGCAAACtga
- the tmc6b gene encoding transmembrane channel-like protein 6b isoform X2 yields MARNVNFDLNHPLMEAGLESPVDEEVVHDSFSQLIAEQSQNESPDAYELQQLQRQLDEEGRGPGHNYRERQQRQGQDEWQEDGMQTDLNIGERWSSATMKILSSMPSRTIGRSRGAIISQYYNRTLELRRRRQTRPSIRDFSPSARPSIRGYGMERDSIDGEGTEMTKRERLVNNLQNLSMSDRVRMLRAIPLSVAEKRELRASALQKERRTRSASQIPCCSQLKYYIIIAVRQSWYSWLSFLHSLQLWQVALKRVSGRFGTAVLSYFLFLKTVLFFNIFLFLVTSAFLVLPQAAHPPGLHAVRHSFSGLELLTGAGYFSDTVMYYGYYCNYTLHSSCRDDGRQNISVSNGTGLDCMSKHLSYNMPLAYFFTIGAAFFITCIILVYSMSKSFGQSFRIDKSHSILAMKVFCSWDFKVIKKNSVKLMSENIQTQLKELLAEVNHKHVKNTFCQRLWRLTVHSIAWAICIASTTACVIGIYFFSQHMHQNLQQTSRSPLTSQNPLRYEASLLALPVVVSLINLLLPGLFNLAAWMEDYESLSVSTYVAIARNLMLKVSILAVLCYHWLGRVATDRDNNHLMCWESFVGQELYRFLLMDFIFSLLDTLLAEFLWRLFSTRVLKRRRKPVFDIAKNVLELIYGQTLAWLGVLFTPLLPAVQIIKLMLLFYIKKSSVMMNCQAPRKPYRVSQMTTIFITLLCFPSFLGASVCVTYTMWSIAPSSSCGPFRGLKNMFQAGKRWVEELEKDNPNLSVLARAHSFLVENPLFLFVGAAIFLIVIYFHSQVVDGQRKIINLLQEQIENEGEDKKFLITRLQSIHEQKRTPARRLRSQDSSC; encoded by the exons ATGGCTCGAAATGTTAACTTTGATCTGAACCACCCTCTTATGGAAGCGGGACTGGA GAGCCCAGTGGACGAAGAGGTTGTTCATGACTCATTCAGTCAGCTAATAGCAGAGCAGAGTCAGAATGAATCACCTGACGCCTATGAGCTACAGCAACTGCAAAGACAACTGGATGAGGAGGGGCGAG GCCCTGGACATAACTATAGGGAAAGACAGCAAAGACAAGGACAAGATGAATGGCAGGAAGATGGAATGCAGACAGACCTCAACATAGGTGAACGCTGGTCCTCGGCCACAATGAAGATCCTGTCATCCATGCCCAGTCGCACCATTG GCCGTAGCAGGGGGGCCATCATCTCCCAGTACTACAACAGGACCCTGGAACTTCGGAGACGCAGGCAGACCAGACCCTCTATCCGAgacttctctccctctgccagACCAAGCATACGAGGCTATGGCATGGAGAGAGATTCTATAGATGGAGAGGGCACAGAGA TGACCAAAAGGGAGCGTTTGGTGAATAACCTGCAGAACCTTTCAATGAGCGACAGGGTCAGGATGCTCAGAGCAATACCTCTCAGTGTGGCTGAGAAAAGGGAACTCAG GGCATCAGCATTACAAAAGGAGAGGCGCACACGTTCAGCAAGTCAGATCCCCTGTTGCAGTCAACTCAAATATTACATCATCATT GCAGTGCGACAGAGCTGGTACAGCTGGCTGTCCTTCCTGCATTCCCTTCAGCTCTGGCAAGTTGCACTCAAGAGAGTCAGCGGACGTTTTGGCACTGCAGTCCTCTCATACTTCCTATTTCTGAAGACTGTACTCTTCTTCAACATCTTCCTGTTCCTGGTGACAAGTGCATTCTTAGTGCTGCCTCAGGCAGCACACCCTCCAGGGCTCCATGCTGTGAGACACTCCTTCTCTGGGCTGGAGCTCCTAACTGGAGCG ggctaTTTTTCTGACACAGTAATGTACTATGGATATTACTGTAACTACACactgcacagcagctgcagggatGATGGAAGACAGAATATCTCTGTTTCCAATGGAACTGGACTGGACTGCATGTCAAAGCACCTGTCCTACAACATGCCACTTGCATATTTCTTCACCATAGGAGCAGCTTTCTTCATCACATGTATCATCCTTGTATATAG CATGTCCAAGTCGTTTGGTCAGAGCTTCCGAATCGACAAATCTCACAGTATCTTGGCCATGAAAGTCTTCTGCTCTTGGGATTTCAAGGTCATCAAAAAAAACTCTGTCAAACTGATGTCTGAAAATATTCAAACCCAACTCAAG GAGCTTTTGGCAGAGGTGAACCATAAACATGTCAAGAACACTTTCTGCCAGAGGCTTTGGAGACTGACAGTTCACAGCATAGCTTGGGCAATCTGCATAGCAAGCACTACTGCCTGTGTGATCGGCATTTACTTCTTCTCTCAGCACATGCACCAG AATCTCCAGCAAACTTCTCGTAGTCCCCTCACCTCCCAGAACCCCTTGAGGTATGAAGCCAGTTTGCTGGCTCTGCCCGTGGTGGTGTCACTCATCAACCTGCTTTTGCCTGGCCTGTTCAACCTCGCAGCCTGGATGGAGGACTATGAGTCACTTTCTGTATCTACATATGTTGCCATTGCAAG GAACTTGATGCTAAAAGTGAGCATTCTCGCTGTCCTTTGTTACCACTGGCTGGGTCGCGTGGCCACTGACCGCGATAACAATCACTTGATG TGCTGGGAGAGTTTTGTTGGCCAGGAGCTTTATCGCTTCCTACTAATGgacttcattttctctctaCTGGACACCTTGTTAGCAGAGTTTCTCTGGAG atTGTTTTCTACAAGGgttctgaagaggaggaggaaaccaGTGTTTGATATTGCAAAAAACGTCCTTGAGCTCATCTACGGACAGACCTTAGCCTG gttgGGTGTTCTGTTTACACCTCTCCTGCCTGCAGTGCAGATTATCAAGCTCATGCTCCTCTTCTATATAAAGAAG AGCAGTGTCATGATGAACTGTCAGGCTCCCAGGAAGCCATACAGAGTCAGCCAGATGACCACCATCTTCATCACTCTACTTTGCTTCCCCTCCTTTCTtggtgcctctgtgtgtgttacgtACACCATGTGGAG TATAGCGCCATCCTCATCGTGTGGTCCGTTCCGCGGGCTCAAAAACATGTTCCAGGCTGGAAAACGCTGGGTGGAAGAACTGGAAAAAGATAATCCTAACCTGTCTGTACTGGCCAGGGCTCACTCCTTCCTGGTGGAAAACCCTCTCTTCTTGTTTGTAGGAGCAGCCATTTTTCT GATAGTTATCTACTTCCACAGTCAGGTGGTGGATGGTCAGAGGAAGATCATCAATTTGCTACAGGAACAGATAGAAAAT GAGGGAGAAGATAAAAAGTTTCTCATCACTCGCCTCCAGTCCATCCACGAGCAAAAACGAACCCCAGCGCGAAGACTCAGAAGTCAG gACTCTTCATGTTGA
- the tmc6b gene encoding transmembrane channel-like protein 6b isoform X1 yields MARNVNFDLNHPLMEAGLESPVDEEVVHDSFSQLIAEQSQNESPDAYELQQLQRQLDEEGRDHISYLSGPGHNYRERQQRQGQDEWQEDGMQTDLNIGERWSSATMKILSSMPSRTIGRSRGAIISQYYNRTLELRRRRQTRPSIRDFSPSARPSIRGYGMERDSIDGEGTEMTKRERLVNNLQNLSMSDRVRMLRAIPLSVAEKRELRASALQKERRTRSASQIPCCSQLKYYIIIAVRQSWYSWLSFLHSLQLWQVALKRVSGRFGTAVLSYFLFLKTVLFFNIFLFLVTSAFLVLPQAAHPPGLHAVRHSFSGLELLTGAGYFSDTVMYYGYYCNYTLHSSCRDDGRQNISVSNGTGLDCMSKHLSYNMPLAYFFTIGAAFFITCIILVYSMSKSFGQSFRIDKSHSILAMKVFCSWDFKVIKKNSVKLMSENIQTQLKELLAEVNHKHVKNTFCQRLWRLTVHSIAWAICIASTTACVIGIYFFSQHMHQNLQQTSRSPLTSQNPLRYEASLLALPVVVSLINLLLPGLFNLAAWMEDYESLSVSTYVAIARNLMLKVSILAVLCYHWLGRVATDRDNNHLMCWESFVGQELYRFLLMDFIFSLLDTLLAEFLWRLFSTRVLKRRRKPVFDIAKNVLELIYGQTLAWLGVLFTPLLPAVQIIKLMLLFYIKKSSVMMNCQAPRKPYRVSQMTTIFITLLCFPSFLGASVCVTYTMWSIAPSSSCGPFRGLKNMFQAGKRWVEELEKDNPNLSVLARAHSFLVENPLFLFVGAAIFLIVIYFHSQVVDGQRKIINLLQEQIENEGEDKKFLITRLQSIHEQKRTPARRLRSQDSSC; encoded by the exons ATGGCTCGAAATGTTAACTTTGATCTGAACCACCCTCTTATGGAAGCGGGACTGGA GAGCCCAGTGGACGAAGAGGTTGTTCATGACTCATTCAGTCAGCTAATAGCAGAGCAGAGTCAGAATGAATCACCTGACGCCTATGAGCTACAGCAACTGCAAAGACAACTGGATGAGGAGGGGCGAG atCACATTTCCTACCTGTCAGGCCCTGGACATAACTATAGGGAAAGACAGCAAAGACAAGGACAAGATGAATGGCAGGAAGATGGAATGCAGACAGACCTCAACATAGGTGAACGCTGGTCCTCGGCCACAATGAAGATCCTGTCATCCATGCCCAGTCGCACCATTG GCCGTAGCAGGGGGGCCATCATCTCCCAGTACTACAACAGGACCCTGGAACTTCGGAGACGCAGGCAGACCAGACCCTCTATCCGAgacttctctccctctgccagACCAAGCATACGAGGCTATGGCATGGAGAGAGATTCTATAGATGGAGAGGGCACAGAGA TGACCAAAAGGGAGCGTTTGGTGAATAACCTGCAGAACCTTTCAATGAGCGACAGGGTCAGGATGCTCAGAGCAATACCTCTCAGTGTGGCTGAGAAAAGGGAACTCAG GGCATCAGCATTACAAAAGGAGAGGCGCACACGTTCAGCAAGTCAGATCCCCTGTTGCAGTCAACTCAAATATTACATCATCATT GCAGTGCGACAGAGCTGGTACAGCTGGCTGTCCTTCCTGCATTCCCTTCAGCTCTGGCAAGTTGCACTCAAGAGAGTCAGCGGACGTTTTGGCACTGCAGTCCTCTCATACTTCCTATTTCTGAAGACTGTACTCTTCTTCAACATCTTCCTGTTCCTGGTGACAAGTGCATTCTTAGTGCTGCCTCAGGCAGCACACCCTCCAGGGCTCCATGCTGTGAGACACTCCTTCTCTGGGCTGGAGCTCCTAACTGGAGCG ggctaTTTTTCTGACACAGTAATGTACTATGGATATTACTGTAACTACACactgcacagcagctgcagggatGATGGAAGACAGAATATCTCTGTTTCCAATGGAACTGGACTGGACTGCATGTCAAAGCACCTGTCCTACAACATGCCACTTGCATATTTCTTCACCATAGGAGCAGCTTTCTTCATCACATGTATCATCCTTGTATATAG CATGTCCAAGTCGTTTGGTCAGAGCTTCCGAATCGACAAATCTCACAGTATCTTGGCCATGAAAGTCTTCTGCTCTTGGGATTTCAAGGTCATCAAAAAAAACTCTGTCAAACTGATGTCTGAAAATATTCAAACCCAACTCAAG GAGCTTTTGGCAGAGGTGAACCATAAACATGTCAAGAACACTTTCTGCCAGAGGCTTTGGAGACTGACAGTTCACAGCATAGCTTGGGCAATCTGCATAGCAAGCACTACTGCCTGTGTGATCGGCATTTACTTCTTCTCTCAGCACATGCACCAG AATCTCCAGCAAACTTCTCGTAGTCCCCTCACCTCCCAGAACCCCTTGAGGTATGAAGCCAGTTTGCTGGCTCTGCCCGTGGTGGTGTCACTCATCAACCTGCTTTTGCCTGGCCTGTTCAACCTCGCAGCCTGGATGGAGGACTATGAGTCACTTTCTGTATCTACATATGTTGCCATTGCAAG GAACTTGATGCTAAAAGTGAGCATTCTCGCTGTCCTTTGTTACCACTGGCTGGGTCGCGTGGCCACTGACCGCGATAACAATCACTTGATG TGCTGGGAGAGTTTTGTTGGCCAGGAGCTTTATCGCTTCCTACTAATGgacttcattttctctctaCTGGACACCTTGTTAGCAGAGTTTCTCTGGAG atTGTTTTCTACAAGGgttctgaagaggaggaggaaaccaGTGTTTGATATTGCAAAAAACGTCCTTGAGCTCATCTACGGACAGACCTTAGCCTG gttgGGTGTTCTGTTTACACCTCTCCTGCCTGCAGTGCAGATTATCAAGCTCATGCTCCTCTTCTATATAAAGAAG AGCAGTGTCATGATGAACTGTCAGGCTCCCAGGAAGCCATACAGAGTCAGCCAGATGACCACCATCTTCATCACTCTACTTTGCTTCCCCTCCTTTCTtggtgcctctgtgtgtgttacgtACACCATGTGGAG TATAGCGCCATCCTCATCGTGTGGTCCGTTCCGCGGGCTCAAAAACATGTTCCAGGCTGGAAAACGCTGGGTGGAAGAACTGGAAAAAGATAATCCTAACCTGTCTGTACTGGCCAGGGCTCACTCCTTCCTGGTGGAAAACCCTCTCTTCTTGTTTGTAGGAGCAGCCATTTTTCT GATAGTTATCTACTTCCACAGTCAGGTGGTGGATGGTCAGAGGAAGATCATCAATTTGCTACAGGAACAGATAGAAAAT GAGGGAGAAGATAAAAAGTTTCTCATCACTCGCCTCCAGTCCATCCACGAGCAAAAACGAACCCCAGCGCGAAGACTCAGAAGTCAG gACTCTTCATGTTGA